The following proteins are co-located in the Paraphotobacterium marinum genome:
- the glmS gene encoding glutamine--fructose-6-phosphate transaminase (isomerizing): protein MCGIVGAVSQRNVINILLDGLKKLEYRGYDSSGVAVLNKNKELSFYRKVGKVQELSNLVENKNVDGGTGIAHTRWATHGEPSEKNAHPHLSNKVAVVHNGIIENYEELKHELISSGYNFKSETDTEVIAHLLDFYLNESKNLREAFFKTVKRLKGAYGTVAFELNNPEVLITARSGSPIVIGLGYDENFIASDQLALLNVTRKFMFLEEGDIAEIKYNEISVFDVNGKSIERDIIESNLKENATVKGQYKHFMEKEIFEQPQAILDTLAGRTLDNDVLVESIHYDAKEILEKVEHVQIIACGTSFNSGLTAKYWFESIAKVSCDVEIASEFRYRDFVTRPNSLLITLSQSGETADTLAALKLAKEKGFMATMSICNVAGSSLVRESDFSFMTKAGVEIGVASTKAFTTQLVCLLLMVTAIGKVKCKINTEKEHEIISSLKVLPKQIQSIFKFDKDIAEISKDFSDKHHTLFLGRGEFYPIAIEAALKLKEISYIHAEAYAAGELKHGPLALIDEDMPVVVIAPTNELFEKLKSNIEEVKARGGKLYVFTDTESTFTDEENTKVIKLPAVNHITAPIYFTVPMQLLSYHVALIKGTDVDQPRNLAKAVTVE, encoded by the coding sequence ATGTGTGGAATTGTTGGGGCTGTTTCTCAAAGAAATGTAATTAATATCCTATTGGATGGCTTAAAAAAATTAGAATATAGAGGATATGACTCTTCTGGAGTTGCGGTTTTAAATAAAAACAAAGAACTTTCATTTTATCGTAAAGTTGGAAAAGTTCAGGAACTTTCCAACTTGGTAGAAAATAAAAATGTTGATGGTGGAACGGGCATTGCACACACAAGATGGGCTACGCATGGTGAGCCCTCAGAAAAAAACGCACACCCTCACTTATCAAACAAAGTTGCTGTTGTTCACAATGGAATAATTGAAAATTATGAAGAGCTTAAACATGAACTAATCTCGAGTGGATATAATTTTAAGTCCGAAACTGACACAGAAGTAATTGCTCACCTTCTTGATTTTTATTTAAATGAAAGTAAAAACTTACGTGAAGCTTTTTTTAAAACAGTTAAAAGATTAAAAGGTGCTTATGGCACAGTTGCTTTTGAATTAAATAACCCTGAAGTCCTTATTACAGCGAGATCTGGGAGCCCTATTGTAATTGGTTTAGGTTATGATGAAAATTTTATTGCCTCCGATCAACTGGCTTTACTCAATGTTACGAGAAAATTTATGTTTCTTGAGGAAGGAGACATCGCTGAAATAAAATATAATGAAATAAGTGTATTTGATGTTAATGGTAAAAGTATTGAAAGGGACATCATAGAATCAAATCTGAAAGAAAATGCCACCGTAAAGGGTCAATACAAGCACTTTATGGAAAAAGAGATTTTTGAACAACCCCAAGCAATATTGGATACGTTAGCGGGAAGAACTCTTGATAATGATGTTTTAGTTGAAAGTATTCACTATGATGCAAAAGAAATACTAGAAAAGGTTGAACATGTTCAAATTATTGCATGCGGAACATCATTTAATTCTGGTTTAACAGCTAAATATTGGTTTGAAAGTATTGCTAAAGTTAGTTGTGATGTTGAAATCGCATCAGAGTTTAGATATAGAGACTTTGTTACGCGTCCAAATAGTCTTTTGATCACATTATCCCAATCAGGTGAAACTGCAGATACATTAGCAGCTTTAAAATTAGCAAAAGAAAAAGGATTTATGGCAACCATGTCCATTTGTAACGTTGCAGGTTCATCTCTTGTTCGAGAGTCAGATTTCTCCTTCATGACAAAAGCTGGCGTGGAAATTGGAGTAGCTTCGACTAAGGCATTTACAACCCAGTTGGTTTGTTTATTACTTATGGTAACTGCTATTGGAAAAGTTAAATGTAAAATTAATACTGAAAAGGAACATGAAATAATCTCTTCTCTTAAAGTTCTTCCGAAACAAATACAAAGTATATTCAAATTTGATAAAGATATTGCAGAAATATCTAAAGATTTTTCTGATAAACATCACACCCTTTTTCTTGGGAGAGGTGAATTTTATCCAATAGCTATTGAAGCGGCGCTCAAACTTAAAGAAATATCATATATACATGCAGAGGCATACGCTGCTGGTGAACTTAAACATGGTCCATTAGCATTAATTGATGAAGATATGCCTGTAGTTGTTATCGCACCTACAAATGAACTTTTCGAAAAGCTTAAATCAAATATTGAGGAGGTGAAAGCTAGGGGGGGGAAACTATATGTTTTTACAGACACAGAGTCAACTTTTACAGATGAAGAAAATACAAAAGTAATTAAGCTACCTGCAGTAAATCATATAACAGCTCCAATCTACTTCACAGTTCCTATGCAACTCCTTTCCTATCACGTTGCACTGATAAAAGGTACAGATGTAGACCAACCGAGAAACTTAGCTAAAGCAGTTACAGTCGAATAA
- a CDS encoding DeoR/GlpR family DNA-binding transcription regulator — protein sequence MVYKNIKTRQNKIVELVNSQKKVSVEYLAQQFNTSVVTIRKDLSTLEKSGKLLRQHGGAISISFDRTSSEADKNSEYKELIANLAATLIEDNNRIIVDYGTTTGFLVQSFENINGLVVMTNSIPLANKINMLKNQPTLLMTGGTWDNHSESLQGRVAEQVLKSYDFDQLFIGCDGIDLSKGTTTYNELFGLSHVMSEVSKEIIVLAESEKIERKIPNIELAWDQIDYLITDENISESQKQAIKKHNVKVMCASKSLNLGE from the coding sequence ATGGTATATAAGAACATTAAAACCAGACAAAATAAAATTGTTGAGCTTGTTAATTCACAAAAGAAAGTTTCTGTTGAGTATTTAGCTCAACAATTTAATACATCTGTAGTCACAATTAGAAAAGATTTATCAACTCTTGAAAAAAGTGGAAAGTTACTTAGACAACATGGTGGAGCAATTTCAATATCATTTGATAGAACATCATCTGAAGCTGATAAAAATAGCGAATATAAGGAATTAATAGCAAATTTAGCTGCTACACTTATTGAAGATAACAACAGAATAATCGTTGATTACGGTACAACTACAGGTTTTTTAGTTCAATCCTTTGAGAATATCAATGGGTTAGTCGTAATGACCAACTCTATACCTCTAGCCAATAAAATAAACATGCTTAAAAATCAACCAACCTTGTTGATGACTGGCGGAACTTGGGATAATCATTCTGAATCACTTCAAGGTAGAGTCGCAGAACAAGTGTTAAAATCTTATGATTTTGATCAGTTGTTCATTGGATGTGACGGTATAGATTTAAGCAAAGGAACAACAACTTATAATGAACTTTTTGGTCTTAGTCATGTTATGTCAGAGGTATCTAAAGAAATTATCGTATTAGCTGAGTCTGAAAAAATTGAACGCAAAATCCCAAACATTGAATTAGCATGGGATCAAATTGATTATCTAATTACTGATGAAAATATCAGTGAATCACAAAAACAAGCTATAAAAAAACATAACGTTAAGGTTATGTGTGCTTCCAAGTCTTTAAATTTAGGAGAATAA
- a CDS encoding PqiA/YebS family transporter subunit, with protein sequence MKKKIACSTCGLFLTYSPLDDNEKVVCPRCNSTLTRRMDSVTHMQFSVGICIYITLFLTLTFPLLTFTRFGVSGTISLLNAPEMLQKFQLPLLALFVFLTIIVLPVVFVTGVLFVYGHKVFNLKPTILTLLALKIIFRIKPWLMADVFIMGLIVTFIKLVGMASVYLDYAVYSYCFYAFFLMYFISKVDKYSLWNIYKKIEYPVEIKNQNYLLSGYEQCIHCLNVRKKSKVSIRCDRCHSKIDKTPSSKRNQAAWALLFAALIFYIPANFYPMMIFSIFGKNEPQTIISGVIYFLKNKEYFIGLIIFMASICIPLIKIFLLFWVYWTTHFESKYSYRSSLKRKKFFVFAESIGRWSMIDVFVVALLVALIQLNQLSSIIPGKGVIYFCLVVVCTMSSSLLFDSRMLWLRSDMHGENLEKKYGSNKAS encoded by the coding sequence ATGAAAAAAAAAATTGCCTGCTCAACTTGCGGATTATTTTTAACTTATTCTCCTCTTGATGATAATGAGAAAGTGGTCTGTCCGAGATGTAATTCAACTCTAACTAGAAGAATGGATTCAGTGACTCATATGCAGTTTTCTGTAGGTATATGTATCTACATAACTCTTTTTCTGACTCTAACTTTTCCTTTGCTAACATTTACTAGGTTCGGTGTCTCTGGAACAATTTCACTTTTAAATGCCCCTGAAATGTTACAAAAGTTTCAATTACCTCTGTTAGCTCTTTTTGTTTTTCTTACCATAATTGTTTTACCAGTTGTATTTGTAACTGGAGTACTTTTTGTATATGGACATAAGGTTTTTAATTTGAAGCCAACTATTTTAACACTTTTGGCGTTAAAAATTATTTTTAGAATAAAACCTTGGTTAATGGCTGATGTATTTATTATGGGTTTAATTGTAACTTTTATTAAATTAGTTGGTATGGCTAGTGTTTATTTAGATTATGCAGTTTATAGTTATTGCTTTTATGCTTTTTTTTTAATGTATTTTATTTCAAAAGTGGACAAATATTCTTTATGGAATATTTATAAAAAGATTGAATATCCTGTTGAAATAAAAAACCAAAACTATCTTTTATCAGGATATGAGCAGTGTATTCACTGTTTAAATGTTAGAAAAAAATCGAAAGTTAGTATAAGGTGTGATCGTTGTCACTCAAAAATTGACAAAACGCCTTCATCAAAGAGAAATCAAGCTGCATGGGCACTACTTTTTGCTGCTTTGATATTTTATATCCCGGCAAATTTTTATCCCATGATGATTTTTTCAATTTTTGGTAAAAATGAGCCTCAAACCATAATATCGGGAGTCATTTATTTTTTGAAAAATAAAGAATATTTTATTGGCTTAATTATATTTATGGCAAGTATTTGTATTCCTTTAATTAAAATATTTTTACTATTTTGGGTTTATTGGACAACGCACTTTGAAAGTAAATATTCGTATAGATCTTCACTTAAAAGAAAAAAGTTTTTTGTATTCGCCGAAAGTATCGGTAGATGGTCAATGATAGATGTTTTTGTAGTAGCCTTATTGGTTGCTTTAATTCAATTGAATCAGCTATCATCAATTATTCCTGGTAAAGGTGTTATCTATTTTTGTCTAGTTGTCGTTTGTACAATGTCGTCATCACTTTTATTTGATTCTAGGATGCTTTGGTTGAGAAGTGATATGCATGGAGAAAATTTGGAAAAAAAATATGGTTCAAACAAAGCAAGCTAA